In Henningerozyma blattae CBS 6284 chromosome 7, complete genome, a single genomic region encodes these proteins:
- the YCK3 gene encoding casein kinase YCK3 (similar to Saccharomyces cerevisiae YCK3 (YER123W); ancestral locus Anc_8.132) has product MQSNHQHIVGIHYAVGPKIGEGSFGVIFEGEDILQNDSKNNSTPTPVAIKFEPRRSDTPQLRDEFRAYKILNDCNGIPNVYYYGQEGMHNVLIIDLLGPSLEDLFEWCGRKFSIKTTCMLAKQMIDRIRCIHEHDLIYRDIKPDNFLISQYQRISPIDGSLFTGIAKSACNDPSLIYLVDFGMAKQYRDPKTKKHIPYRERKSLSGTARYMSINTHFGKEQSRRDDLESLGHVFFYFLLGNLPWQGLKAPNNKLKYEKIGLTKQRINPDDLLTFNCATSESGNPLPQNFATYLKYVRALKFDETPDYNYLISLMDDTLLKNGLKDDGNYDWLKLNNGRGWNIKINKRINLHGYGHPNPKHTRNANNTNNNNTTNPNNNGIHGHGNLNSAAYNNNNNTNINVNSQQLNNNNINLTNSRTHSHSHNHNTHTNGTNTPNTGFNSNLNTKIKRISTLTNNTSNIDNKPSFVPVVNDSTLSSSVNLNTPLNGNSNNKMNYGSHNNNNNLPHSKTNSHNNSYSNTRNMSNYSQNNYYQINSDEYGNPIEDGNRNSTRSSWWYIFTCGWCC; this is encoded by the coding sequence ATGCAATCTAATCATCAACATATTGTAGGGATCCATTATGCAGTCGGCCCAAAGATAGGCGAAGGCTCCTTTGGTGTGATCTTCGAAGGTGAAGACATCCTACAAAAcgattctaaaaataactCTACTCCTACCCCAGTAGCCATCAAGTTCGAGCCAAGAAGGTCAGATACACCCCAGTTACGAGACGAGTTCAGAGCttacaaaattttaaaCGATTGTAATGGTATCCCCAATGTTTACTATTATGGCCAAGAGGGAATGCATAACGTCTTAATCATAGATCTGTTAGGTCCCTCTTTGGAAGATCTTTTTGAATGGTGTGGTCGCAAATTCTCTATAAAGACAACTTGTATGTTAGCTAAGCAAATGATCGATAGAATCAGGTGTATCCATGAACACGATTTAATATATAGAGACATTAAACCTGATAATTTCTTAATCTCACAATACCAAAGAATATCTCCCATCGATGGTTCTTTATTTACAGGTATAGCGAAATCAGCCTGTAATGATCcttctttaatttatttagtaGATTTTGGTATGGCAAAACAATATAGAGATCCAAAGACCAAAAAACATATCCCATATAGAGAAAGAAAATCGTTAAGTGGTACTGCAAGATACATGTCTATAAATACACATTTTGGTAAAGAACAATCGAGAAGAGATGATTTAGAGAGTTTGGGTCAtgtatttttctatttccTATTGGGCAATTTACCTTGGCAAGGGTTAAAAGctccaaataataaattaaaatatgaaaaaatcgGACTTACAAAACAGAGAATTAATCCTGATGATCTATTAACGTTTAATTGTGCCACATCAGAGTCAGGGAACCCTTTACCACAAAATTTTGCTacttatttgaaatatgtTCGAGCTTTAAAATTCGATGAAACTCCagattataattatttaatttcattaatggATGATACTTTACTAAAAAATGGGTTGAAAGATGATGGTAATTATGATTggttgaaattaaataatggtaGAGGTTGGAATATTaagattaataaaagaatcaATTTGCATGGCTATGGCCATCCAAATCCAAAGCATACAAGAAACgcaaataatactaataacaataatactacaaatccaaataataatggaatCCACGGCCATGGGAATTTAAATAGTGCCgcttataataataataataataccaatattAATGTCAATTCTcaacaattgaataataataacattaatCTAACAAATTCCCGTACACATTCACATTCACATAATCATAATACACATACAAATGGAACAAACACTCCAAATACAGGGTTCAATTCcaatttaaatacaaaGATCAAAAGAATATCCACACTCACTAACAATACTTCGAATATCGATAACAAACCTTCATTTGTGCCTGTTGTCAATGATTCTActctttcttcttcagtcAATTTGAATACCCCTTTGAATGggaattctaataataagatgAATTATGGTTcacataataataataataatctccCCCATTCAAAAACTAATTCGCATAATAATAGTTATTCAAATACACGCAATATGAGTAATTATTCtcaaaacaattattatcaaatcaATTCCGATGAATATGGTAACCCTATTGAGGATGGTAATCGTAACTCGACTCGTTCTTCATGGTggtatatttttacttgTGGTTGGTGCTGCTAA